In Methanosarcina barkeri MS, a single window of DNA contains:
- a CDS encoding polysaccharide deacetylase family protein, whose product MSLMYKLLMENQDSWDIFTRKEEYYPEKLDEHQRFLFSEKDLLNASEPEVSRYLMENGMQVEFPENKSFAVCLTHDVDDIYPPLSHSLLSSAYSLKRLNFKDSAAQLLWKLRGIDYSPYLNFSKIMDIEASFEAESSFYFITAEADPIRFRYDIEDIEHHLGEVLDRGWEVGLHGGYYSYDSPDKIKKEKERLEAVLGKKVIGFRNHYLRFKTPDSWEILASAGFSYDSTFGHRYSVGFRNGMCHPFSPYNLNTGKKIAILEIPLVVMDTALFATSKSFEEAWERTKSLIDTTASLNGVITLLWHNFAFSCNFRQGWVKLYEKVLQYCSEKGAWMTSGEEIYRWWADRS is encoded by the coding sequence ATGAGTCTTATGTATAAATTACTAATGGAAAACCAGGATTCATGGGACATTTTCACCCGAAAAGAAGAGTATTATCCAGAAAAGCTGGATGAACACCAGCGTTTTCTTTTCTCTGAAAAAGATCTCCTAAATGCCTCTGAGCCCGAGGTCTCCAGGTACCTTATGGAAAATGGAATGCAGGTCGAGTTCCCTGAAAATAAATCATTTGCCGTTTGTTTGACTCATGACGTAGACGATATTTACCCGCCTCTTTCCCATAGCTTGTTGTCATCAGCTTACAGCCTTAAACGATTAAATTTCAAGGATTCTGCAGCTCAGTTACTGTGGAAATTGAGAGGAATAGACTACTCCCCATATCTTAATTTTTCTAAAATTATGGACATTGAAGCCAGTTTTGAAGCAGAGTCTTCTTTTTACTTCATTACTGCGGAAGCCGATCCAATAAGATTCAGGTATGATATAGAAGACATAGAACATCATCTGGGAGAGGTTTTAGATAGAGGATGGGAGGTTGGTCTTCACGGAGGTTACTATTCATATGACAGTCCTGATAAAATAAAAAAAGAAAAAGAAAGACTTGAAGCAGTTCTGGGTAAAAAAGTAATAGGTTTTCGCAATCATTACCTCCGGTTCAAAACTCCAGACTCTTGGGAAATACTTGCAAGTGCCGGTTTTAGCTACGACTCCACATTCGGGCACAGATACTCAGTCGGCTTCAGGAATGGAATGTGCCATCCTTTCAGTCCATATAACCTTAATACAGGAAAAAAAATTGCCATCCTCGAAATTCCACTTGTCGTTATGGACACTGCTCTTTTTGCGACTTCAAAATCTTTTGAGGAGGCCTGGGAACGCACAAAAAGTCTGATTGATACTACAGCAAGTCTCAATGGTGTTATTACCCTGCTGTGGCATAATTTCGCGTTCAGTTGCAATTTTCGACAAGGTTGGGTGAAGCTGTATGAGAAGGTGCTTCAGTACTGCTCCGAAAAAGGGGCATGGATGACAAGCGGAGAAGAAATCTACAGGTGGTGGGCAGATAGGAGCTGA
- a CDS encoding DUF354 domain-containing protein produces MKVLVDIGHPAHVHFFKNAIWSLEKKGHQVMVVSRDKDVVIELLNAYGIPHTVLSKVKPGKVNLLEEWFIREFKTFKITQQFDPDLFIGILSPSVAQVAWIQRKKSIIFNDTEHAVLAQKLTYPFCDIICTPSCYLKNEGSKQIRYSGYHELAYLHPSYFTPSPEILKDLGVKEGEPFTVLRFVSWGAHHDVGQHGIKNKVALVQEAEKFGKVFITSEGPLEKEFEKYKLWVSPEKIHHLLYYATLYVGEGATMAVESAILGTPSIYISTLAGTMGNFSELEKKYGLLFNYSDSQFALTKITELFKDSELKKSWGLKRAALLRDKINVTEFMVNLIESLPEKKSGLSLSSVSDESYV; encoded by the coding sequence TTGAAAGTTCTTGTCGATATAGGGCATCCAGCCCATGTTCATTTTTTTAAAAACGCTATATGGAGTCTTGAAAAAAAAGGGCATCAAGTAATGGTAGTCTCGCGAGACAAGGATGTAGTAATAGAGCTCTTGAATGCCTACGGAATTCCACATACGGTTTTGAGTAAAGTAAAACCAGGAAAGGTTAATTTGCTTGAAGAATGGTTCATAAGAGAGTTTAAAACTTTTAAAATTACCCAGCAATTTGATCCTGACCTTTTTATCGGTATTCTTTCTCCATCTGTAGCTCAGGTAGCCTGGATACAGCGGAAAAAATCCATAATTTTTAATGACACCGAGCATGCAGTACTGGCTCAGAAGTTAACCTATCCTTTTTGTGACATAATCTGTACTCCTTCATGCTATCTAAAAAATGAAGGATCAAAACAGATCAGGTATAGTGGATATCATGAACTGGCTTATCTTCATCCATCTTATTTTACTCCCAGTCCTGAGATCCTGAAAGACCTCGGAGTAAAGGAGGGGGAACCTTTTACGGTTCTTCGCTTTGTTTCATGGGGTGCGCATCACGATGTCGGTCAACATGGAATTAAAAATAAAGTAGCACTTGTCCAGGAAGCTGAAAAATTCGGAAAAGTATTCATAACTTCAGAAGGGCCTCTGGAAAAAGAGTTTGAAAAGTATAAACTCTGGGTCTCTCCAGAAAAAATCCACCACTTGCTCTATTATGCCACTCTATATGTGGGTGAAGGAGCAACGATGGCTGTTGAGAGTGCAATCCTGGGAACTCCATCAATCTATATTTCCACTCTTGCAGGAACTATGGGAAACTTTTCTGAACTTGAGAAAAAGTACGGTTTGCTTTTTAATTATAGTGATTCCCAATTTGCCCTGACAAAAATCACAGAACTTTTCAAAGATTCGGAACTTAAAAAAAGCTGGGGTCTTAAAAGGGCTGCTCTTCTCAGGGATAAAATCAATGTTACCGAGTTCATGGTCAATCTTATAGAAAGTCTTCCTGAAAAAAAATCTGGACTTTCTTTATCTTCGGTTTCGGATGAGTCTTATGTATAA
- a CDS encoding disaggregatase related repeat-containing protein, producing the protein MRCCDQSQVILILKRELGVFLLVGCLILASVPTALCRSPAPTVSVAGDGSGDFNCDGKDDHVQINQALKFVADNSEYTTVYLKGPFTYVINDTLLIGSNTILEGDSTAVIKLVDHAGWVTMKPLIKQMSSSGNNNIVIRGFEVNVNHDGNTEFAKGKGYYNVIYFLYCNNVTVCDMYMHDGHGDGLRIKYGENIEFYNNTIYKLGHDGLFTIQCQNVEAWNNTITCRTNSGLRIWNSNHVKFHDNFIDSFYHWSAGGPGIQVEKSAGIMDNIEIYNNIINNTYGPGIWLFNYDSSSATRDQAKDVYIHHNTFYDTGTNPSITWVGGIITGGFEGTVIENNVFDGLYHTAIANMYINSYSPTYVPEGDGFTTIVRNNIIVNTRLRTKSPSGTGYGIMNYLPATHSFVLENNCLYNNSAGNYKNCASTTDIHVNPLFADQENHEYHIQSVSGRWNGETWVKDKVNSPCIDAGCSFSDYSNEPEDNGNRINIGRYGNTIYASLSGTSLNLSEEMYDNRMREASPDDVFSDKSFLDVGEISRVGRYRDLIWFNVSEYTNATEISSATLSLFWYYPSSPRPNNTVIEIYRPVSWNPDYVSWNKKNKDIAWNNSGGDWYDKNGVLQGSTPYATLTLRASNLPDNRYYELDVTDLVKEYVGGRYENTGFLIKARSESDNYIAFYSADCGNTSQAPKLNIEKRVTANATITSAKDNRLREASPEGIFSDTSFIDVGELSNVGRYRDVISFNLSEHASATEVDSATLSLFWYYPFSTRSNDTVIEIYRPVSWNPDYVSWNKKNKDIAWNNSGGDWYDKNGVLQGSTPYATLTLRASNLPDNRYYELDVTDLVKEYVSGRYENTGFFIEARSESDNYIAFYSADCENMSQVPKLNLVYR; encoded by the coding sequence ATGCGCTGTTGTGATCAATCCCAGGTAATCTTGATATTAAAACGAGAACTAGGAGTCTTTTTATTGGTAGGTTGCCTTATTCTTGCAAGCGTTCCCACTGCTTTATGCCGAAGTCCTGCACCAACTGTTTCTGTTGCAGGGGATGGCAGTGGAGATTTTAACTGCGATGGGAAAGATGATCATGTACAGATAAATCAGGCTCTTAAGTTTGTGGCCGATAACTCTGAATATACCACTGTCTACCTTAAAGGTCCTTTTACATATGTTATTAATGATACTCTTCTCATCGGCAGCAATACTATTCTTGAAGGGGATTCGACTGCTGTGATCAAGCTGGTTGATCACGCAGGCTGGGTTACAATGAAACCTTTGATCAAGCAGATGAGCAGTTCTGGAAATAATAATATTGTAATAAGAGGGTTTGAGGTTAATGTGAACCATGACGGTAACACCGAGTTCGCTAAGGGTAAAGGATATTATAATGTGATTTACTTCCTTTACTGCAATAACGTAACCGTATGCGATATGTATATGCACGATGGTCACGGAGATGGGCTGAGGATAAAATATGGTGAGAACATCGAGTTTTACAACAATACTATCTACAAGCTCGGACATGACGGTCTGTTTACGATTCAGTGTCAGAATGTAGAGGCCTGGAATAATACAATAACCTGCAGGACTAACAGTGGTCTTAGAATCTGGAACTCGAACCACGTAAAATTTCATGATAATTTCATCGATTCTTTCTACCACTGGAGTGCAGGCGGGCCAGGGATTCAGGTAGAAAAGTCTGCAGGCATTATGGATAATATAGAGATTTACAATAATATTATCAATAATACCTATGGCCCTGGAATCTGGCTTTTCAACTATGATAGCTCTTCTGCTACCCGAGACCAGGCAAAAGATGTCTACATCCATCACAATACTTTCTATGACACGGGCACTAATCCTAGCATTACCTGGGTGGGCGGTATCATAACTGGCGGATTTGAAGGCACTGTCATTGAAAACAATGTCTTTGATGGATTATATCACACTGCAATCGCCAATATGTATATCAATAGTTATTCCCCAACCTATGTACCAGAAGGCGACGGATTTACAACAATTGTCCGCAATAACATAATTGTAAATACCAGGTTGCGCACAAAGTCACCGAGTGGGACAGGGTATGGAATTATGAATTACCTGCCTGCAACACATTCCTTTGTACTGGAAAATAACTGTCTTTACAATAACTCAGCAGGTAACTATAAAAACTGCGCATCGACAACTGATATCCATGTAAACCCTCTTTTTGCAGACCAAGAAAACCATGAATACCATATTCAGTCTGTCTCCGGCCGCTGGAACGGAGAAACCTGGGTTAAGGACAAAGTTAACTCTCCCTGTATTGATGCCGGATGTTCTTTCTCGGATTACTCTAACGAGCCTGAAGACAATGGAAACAGAATCAATATCGGAAGATATGGAAACACAATCTACGCGTCTCTTTCAGGAACCTCTTTGAATCTCTCTGAAGAGATGTACGACAATCGTATGCGTGAAGCTTCTCCTGACGATGTTTTTTCGGATAAATCATTTCTTGATGTCGGGGAAATAAGCCGTGTTGGCAGATACAGAGACCTTATATGGTTTAACGTAAGCGAATACACCAATGCTACTGAAATCAGCAGTGCGACTCTTTCCCTTTTCTGGTATTATCCTTCCAGTCCACGGCCAAATAATACTGTTATCGAGATTTACAGGCCTGTTTCCTGGAATCCTGATTATGTAAGCTGGAATAAGAAGAATAAAGACATTGCTTGGAACAACTCAGGAGGAGATTGGTATGATAAAAATGGTGTCCTTCAGGGCAGCACTCCATATGCTACATTAACCCTGAGAGCTAGTAACTTGCCAGATAACCGGTACTATGAGCTCGATGTAACCGATCTTGTAAAAGAGTATGTTGGTGGCAGGTACGAAAATACAGGTTTTCTTATAAAAGCCCGCAGTGAAAGTGATAACTATATCGCCTTCTACAGTGCTGACTGTGGAAACACAAGCCAGGCACCAAAGCTTAATATTGAGAAAAGGGTAACTGCAAATGCAACTATTACTAGCGCAAAAGACAACCGTCTGCGTGAAGCCTCACCTGAGGGCATCTTTTCTGACACATCATTTATCGATGTAGGAGAATTGAGCAATGTTGGAAGGTACAGGGATGTTATATCGTTTAATTTAAGTGAACATGCCAGTGCCACAGAGGTAGACAGTGCGACTCTTTCCCTTTTCTGGTATTATCCTTTCAGCACACGATCAAATGATACTGTTATCGAGATCTACAGGCCTGTTTCTTGGAATCCTGATTATGTGAGCTGGAATAAAAAGAATAAAGACATTGCCTGGAATAACTCAGGAGGAGATTGGTATGATAAAAATGGTGTCCTTCAGGGCAGCACTCCATATGCTACATTAACCCTGAGAGCTAGTAACTTGCCAGATAACCGGTACTATGAGCTCGATGTAACCGATCTTGTAAAAGAGTATGTTAGTGGCAGGTACGAAAATACAGGTTTCTTTATAGAAGCCCGCAGTGAAAGTGATAACTATATCGCCTTCTACAGTGCGGACTGCGAAAACATGAGCCAGGTACCAAAATTGAATCTGGTGTATAGGTAA
- the galU gene encoding UTP--glucose-1-phosphate uridylyltransferase GalU, translating into MTVKKALIPAAGLGTRFLPATKSMPKEMLPIIDTPVIQYVVEEAIASGIEDIIIITGRGKRAIEDYFDDSPELEMHLAKKHNTELLKLVRDVSSLVDIHYIRQKEPNGLGDAVLRAENHIGDEPFAVLLGDDIIVNDKPCTAQLIDNFEKYGRSTLAVEEVPRKKLSSYGIIKGKPLSNSLYVLEDIVEKPSPENAPSNLGAIGRYVFTPEIFDCIKEAGTGVGNEIQLTDGIRVLNKSQMIYACRFKGKRFDTGDRLGYVKSIVDFALENENLREDVLEYLREILSEVKEHSSK; encoded by the coding sequence TTGACCGTTAAAAAAGCACTTATTCCAGCGGCTGGTCTTGGAACTCGTTTTCTGCCTGCCACTAAGTCGATGCCAAAAGAGATGCTTCCAATTATTGACACACCTGTGATTCAGTATGTTGTAGAGGAAGCCATTGCCTCGGGAATTGAGGATATAATCATTATCACAGGCAGGGGTAAACGGGCAATTGAAGATTATTTCGATGATTCTCCTGAACTCGAAATGCATCTTGCGAAAAAGCACAATACTGAACTTCTTAAGCTTGTCCGGGATGTTTCCTCCCTTGTTGATATTCACTACATCCGCCAGAAAGAACCTAATGGGCTAGGGGATGCGGTTCTCAGGGCAGAAAACCATATTGGAGATGAACCTTTCGCCGTGCTTCTCGGAGACGATATTATTGTGAATGACAAGCCCTGCACTGCTCAGCTCATAGATAATTTTGAGAAATATGGGAGATCCACGCTCGCAGTGGAGGAAGTTCCTCGTAAAAAATTAAGTAGTTACGGAATCATAAAGGGTAAACCTCTTAGTAATTCTCTCTATGTACTGGAGGATATTGTCGAAAAGCCATCACCTGAAAATGCACCCTCCAATCTAGGAGCAATAGGCCGCTATGTTTTCACCCCTGAAATATTTGACTGTATAAAAGAAGCCGGAACAGGTGTAGGAAACGAAATTCAGTTGACTGATGGGATTCGGGTCCTTAATAAATCGCAGATGATCTACGCGTGTAGGTTCAAAGGAAAAAGATTCGATACTGGTGACAGGTTAGGGTACGTGAAATCAATAGTAGATTTTGCCCTCGAGAACGAAAATCTTAGGGAAGACGTACTTGAGTACTTAAGAGAAATTCTATCAGAGGTAAAGGAACATTCAAGCAAATAA
- a CDS encoding flippase yields MVSYQKFAKDVGFIGAVQVLTSLGTFFLLPIITKTLGTYDYGLWAQINTTVSLISPLALMGLSMGFVRFLSSETEIKIIREAVYSILFFVTISGLLASFLLYTFAEPLATFGFKDPHATYFIQAGSLLILLSVIESISLFYFRVFRQIQTFSYLTLFETFGKLFFILFLLKMGYGLLGVIAATLVVQGFIFLISLLMIISQIGFVIPRFTYIKEYLHFSLPLTPNSLVRWITESSDRYMVTYFLGLGSVGVYSAACSIGSLIQLFVSSLQLILLPELSKLFDENKMDEVRICMSHSLRYFLLFSIPAVFGLSALAKPLLGILTTDDFLSGWVVIPIIAFSGLLAGIFQIFVNTMLLIKQTKTSTYINIVAAVSNVLINLLLIPSIGIVGASLSTLFSYFLMAVLCMHISLKHFKLDFYLHDIAKSVLSSTVMYFFVSYFAISSIIELFEIAGMGVLIYLVMMFLVGGFTDRELSLIQRYVFRVKSEVKQ; encoded by the coding sequence ATGGTGTCATATCAAAAATTTGCAAAGGATGTTGGTTTTATCGGGGCAGTTCAGGTACTTACAAGCCTGGGAACTTTTTTCCTGCTTCCGATAATCACAAAAACCCTTGGAACATACGACTACGGGCTCTGGGCTCAGATCAATACCACTGTATCTCTTATTTCTCCCCTTGCACTGATGGGCCTCTCTATGGGTTTTGTCAGGTTTTTATCTTCTGAAACGGAAATCAAAATAATAAGGGAAGCAGTATATTCAATTCTCTTTTTTGTAACTATATCCGGTCTGTTGGCCTCTTTTTTACTCTATACGTTTGCAGAGCCTCTTGCCACCTTCGGTTTTAAAGACCCTCATGCAACTTATTTTATCCAGGCAGGTTCCCTTTTAATTCTTCTGAGCGTTATCGAGTCGATATCTCTTTTTTATTTCAGGGTTTTCAGGCAAATTCAGACATTTTCTTACTTAACCCTTTTTGAAACGTTTGGAAAATTGTTTTTTATTCTCTTTCTTCTCAAAATGGGATACGGGCTTCTTGGTGTAATCGCGGCTACTTTAGTTGTACAGGGCTTCATTTTTTTAATTTCTCTTCTGATGATCATATCACAGATAGGATTCGTTATCCCGCGATTTACTTACATAAAAGAGTATTTGCACTTTTCTCTACCTTTAACTCCCAATTCGCTTGTAAGGTGGATTACAGAGTCAAGTGACAGATATATGGTTACTTATTTTCTCGGCCTTGGAAGCGTGGGGGTATATTCGGCAGCCTGTTCAATTGGCAGTCTTATACAGCTTTTTGTAAGTTCTCTTCAGCTCATTCTTCTTCCCGAGTTATCAAAGCTTTTCGATGAAAATAAAATGGATGAAGTAAGAATTTGTATGTCTCATTCTCTAAGATATTTCCTTCTCTTCTCAATTCCTGCAGTCTTCGGTCTCTCAGCTCTTGCAAAACCTTTGCTTGGGATCCTTACCACTGATGATTTTCTTTCGGGTTGGGTTGTAATTCCCATTATTGCCTTCTCAGGTCTTCTGGCAGGAATCTTCCAGATATTTGTCAATACAATGCTCCTTATCAAGCAAACAAAAACTTCGACCTACATTAATATTGTTGCAGCAGTTTCGAATGTATTGATTAACCTTCTATTGATACCTTCCATTGGAATTGTTGGAGCCTCACTGTCAACCTTATTTTCTTACTTTTTAATGGCTGTGCTTTGTATGCATATTTCCTTAAAACACTTTAAACTTGATTTTTATCTTCATGATATTGCAAAAAGCGTTTTGTCCTCAACAGTTATGTATTTCTTTGTTTCCTACTTTGCTATATCAAGCATCATTGAGCTTTTTGAGATTGCAGGTATGGGTGTACTTATCTATCTGGTGATGATGTTTCTTGTAGGTGGATTCACAGACCGCGAACTTTCTTTAATACAAAGGTACGTATTCAGAGTCAAAAGCGAAGTCAAGCAGTAA
- a CDS encoding UDP-glucose dehydrogenase family protein has translation MKISVIGSGYVGSVTAACFAEVGHEVVCVDIDKKKMDQINAGIPPIYEEGLGELLQKYAGKSLTATTDYEFAIKNTDISFICVGTPSAEDGSIDLSIVRAATASIGAVLAKKEGYHVVVVKSTVVPETTEKFVLPILEETSGKVAGKDFGVAMNPEFLREGKAVYDFMHPDKIVVGAIDQKSGDLVSELYRNFKCEITRTSVSTAEMIKYANNSLLATKISFANEIGNICKRLNVDTYEVMKAVGKDSRVSPKFLNSGAGFGGSCFPKDVKALIGKAKEIGYSPVLLESVIGVNEKQPILMTEILQKKIGSLAGKKVAVLGLAFKNDTDDIRESRAIPVIAELLRLRAEVSAYDPMATENMKRIFPTIEYSGKAKDALEGADACLVMTEWDEFKNLDSEFEVMKGKIVVDGRRVIKAKNIDYEGLCW, from the coding sequence ATGAAAATTTCCGTTATAGGGTCAGGATATGTGGGCTCGGTCACAGCCGCATGTTTTGCAGAAGTCGGGCATGAAGTAGTCTGCGTAGATATCGACAAGAAAAAAATGGATCAGATAAATGCAGGCATTCCCCCGATCTATGAAGAGGGACTTGGAGAGCTTTTGCAAAAATATGCAGGAAAAAGTCTCACTGCAACCACTGACTATGAATTTGCGATCAAGAATACGGACATTTCCTTTATCTGCGTAGGAACTCCTTCCGCAGAAGATGGAAGCATAGACCTTTCAATTGTTCGTGCGGCAACAGCAAGTATAGGGGCAGTACTGGCAAAGAAAGAAGGGTACCATGTAGTGGTTGTTAAAAGCACAGTTGTGCCCGAAACAACTGAAAAATTTGTTCTTCCAATCCTTGAAGAAACTTCAGGAAAGGTTGCAGGAAAAGACTTTGGAGTCGCAATGAACCCCGAATTCCTCAGAGAAGGAAAAGCCGTCTACGACTTCATGCATCCTGATAAAATAGTTGTGGGAGCAATTGACCAGAAATCAGGAGATCTTGTCTCAGAACTTTACCGGAACTTTAAATGTGAGATCACCCGCACGAGTGTATCAACAGCGGAAATGATCAAATATGCAAATAACTCCCTTCTGGCAACCAAAATATCCTTTGCTAACGAGATTGGCAATATTTGCAAAAGGTTAAACGTTGATACCTACGAGGTTATGAAAGCGGTAGGTAAGGATTCCAGGGTATCCCCAAAGTTTTTGAATTCAGGAGCAGGATTTGGAGGATCCTGCTTCCCAAAAGATGTAAAAGCACTTATAGGAAAGGCAAAAGAAATAGGATATTCTCCAGTGCTTCTGGAATCCGTAATTGGAGTAAACGAAAAACAGCCAATTCTTATGACCGAAATACTCCAGAAGAAAATAGGAAGCCTTGCGGGAAAAAAGGTTGCAGTCCTTGGACTTGCTTTTAAAAACGACACGGATGATATAAGGGAGTCCAGAGCTATCCCTGTCATTGCTGAACTTCTAAGACTAAGAGCAGAGGTTTCGGCTTATGACCCAATGGCAACCGAGAATATGAAGCGAATCTTTCCAACAATTGAATACTCAGGGAAAGCTAAAGATGCTCTTGAAGGTGCTGACGCCTGTCTTGTAATGACAGAATGGGACGAGTTCAAGAACCTTGACTCTGAATTTGAAGTCATGAAAGGAAAGATAGTAGTTGATGGAAGGCGGGTAATTAAAGCTAAAAATATAGATTATGAGGGGCTCTGCTGGTAA
- a CDS encoding glycosyltransferase translates to MGAELKGKYLLVTPAKNEELNLPEVSKAVIGQELKPDLWIIVDDGSTDETPRILEDLQSNCSWIQSIRLPPRPRDITFHYSYVCKQGFDYALDYCRKNNIEFEYVGLLDADTVLEKNYFGKLLAEFKKDSSLGIVSGGIYYDNDGKLSLEVTAKDLPRGTGRIWKKECFLETGGYQVEPSPDSISNIKALLRGWRLMQYTEVVQIQKRKTSAANGLWNGYLKNGWMAYYLGKNYFMALLNVFYLSVKSPYYTGIAYCWGYFGSAIRREKKIQDPEVRAYYRDQGFSGLLSRISKNFVNNSRNVQEREQ, encoded by the coding sequence ATAGGAGCTGAATTAAAAGGAAAGTATCTGCTGGTTACGCCTGCAAAGAACGAAGAACTAAATCTACCCGAGGTTTCGAAGGCTGTAATCGGACAGGAATTAAAACCTGATTTATGGATTATAGTCGATGATGGAAGTACAGATGAAACACCACGTATTCTCGAAGACCTGCAGTCAAATTGCTCTTGGATCCAGAGTATAAGATTACCTCCAAGACCAAGAGACATTACTTTTCACTACAGTTATGTCTGCAAACAGGGCTTTGACTATGCTCTTGATTATTGTAGGAAAAATAATATTGAATTCGAGTATGTAGGCCTTCTTGATGCTGATACGGTGCTTGAAAAAAATTATTTCGGAAAACTTCTGGCTGAGTTTAAAAAGGATAGTTCTCTAGGAATTGTAAGTGGGGGAATATATTATGATAATGACGGAAAACTTTCCCTGGAAGTAACTGCAAAAGATCTTCCTCGAGGTACAGGAAGGATCTGGAAGAAAGAGTGCTTCCTCGAGACTGGCGGTTATCAGGTTGAGCCGTCTCCAGACTCAATTTCTAATATAAAAGCTCTCTTGCGAGGTTGGAGGCTCATGCAGTATACTGAGGTAGTCCAGATCCAGAAGCGTAAAACGAGTGCAGCTAACGGACTCTGGAATGGATATCTCAAAAACGGATGGATGGCTTATTACCTTGGCAAAAATTATTTCATGGCTCTCTTAAACGTATTTTATCTTTCTGTGAAGTCTCCCTACTATACAGGCATTGCCTACTGCTGGGGGTATTTTGGCTCGGCAATTCGAAGGGAGAAAAAAATCCAGGATCCTGAAGTAAGGGCTTACTACAGGGATCAGGGATTTTCAGGATTGTTATCCCGAATCTCAAAAAATTTTGTCAACAACTCAAGAAATGTACAGGAGAGG
- a CDS encoding NAD-dependent epimerase/dehydratase family protein: MPAKNKILVTGGAGFIGSHLVDHLIEKENMVTVFDNLSSGKMEFIENHLENPDFTLIKGDLLDQEAIEKACEDIDFVCHVAANPDVRLGASDTRVHLDQNILATYNLLEAMRKNNTKKIAFTSTSTVYGEASIMPTPEDYGPLIPISLYGASKLACEAFITSYSHTFDMQAWIFRFANIVGPRSTHGITVDFIKKLRRNTNLLEILGDGKQEKSYLHVSECVDAIVFLIENSKEKVNMFNIGSEDTISATEIGKTVIEEMGLSNVEFTYTGGNRGWKGDVPRMRLGIGKMKKLGWKPVYTSERSIRETARALLGEKVVD, translated from the coding sequence ATGCCTGCAAAGAATAAAATACTTGTGACAGGAGGAGCCGGTTTTATAGGGAGCCACCTAGTAGATCACCTCATAGAAAAGGAGAACATGGTTACTGTTTTTGATAACCTGAGCTCAGGAAAAATGGAATTCATAGAAAATCATCTTGAAAATCCCGACTTTACCCTGATAAAAGGAGATCTTCTTGACCAGGAGGCAATAGAAAAGGCCTGTGAAGATATTGACTTTGTTTGTCACGTGGCCGCAAATCCTGATGTCAGACTCGGAGCTTCAGATACCAGAGTTCATCTAGATCAAAATATTCTGGCGACCTATAACCTTCTGGAAGCAATGAGGAAAAACAATACTAAAAAAATTGCATTTACTTCCACCTCGACAGTTTATGGGGAAGCAAGTATTATGCCTACTCCAGAAGACTACGGTCCTCTTATTCCGATATCCCTTTACGGTGCCTCTAAGCTGGCTTGTGAAGCCTTTATTACTTCATACTCTCACACCTTTGATATGCAGGCCTGGATATTTCGCTTCGCAAACATCGTTGGTCCACGCAGTACACACGGAATTACGGTTGATTTTATAAAAAAACTGAGGAGGAACACGAATCTGCTGGAAATCCTGGGAGATGGAAAGCAGGAAAAATCCTACCTTCATGTTTCGGAGTGCGTTGACGCAATAGTATTTTTAATTGAGAATAGCAAAGAAAAGGTAAATATGTTTAATATCGGCTCCGAGGACACCATCAGTGCCACAGAGATAGGAAAGACTGTTATAGAAGAAATGGGACTTTCTAATGTTGAATTTACCTACACCGGAGGAAATAGGGGCTGGAAAGGCGATGTGCCAAGGATGAGATTAGGGATTGGAAAAATGAAAAAGTTGGGCTGGAAACCGGTCTATACATCGGAGAGAAGTATTAGGGAAACGGCGAGGGCATTGCTTGGGGAAAAGGTAGTAGACTAA